A region from the Sandaracinus amylolyticus genome encodes:
- a CDS encoding serine/threonine-protein kinase PknK → MTASADDATGETLASGRFELLRKLGAGGFGTVYEARDRGREAIVALKILDRASPSAIAQLKREFRELADLAHPNLVRLDELHVAGDRYFFTMERVAGVDARRWVLGPSDRSEQTTRVGVRRTRGDEPLDDEVADDELRTRVTPDVDRLRQVLVQIVRGLAHLHVHGKLHCDVKPSNVLVDAQGRVVLVDFGLVSDADRTQRARSAAGTPRYMSPEMIAGETLGPASDLYQVGVLAHELLTGSTPFVGPAAQVLAAKVFGPAPRIADSEGLPEDLVVLTEALLARDPSERPDAAAVLRALGDEQVVARPARASFVGRARELEALGAAAASARAGRTVVVSVRGPSGIGKTRLVERLTSELARREPRTLVLAARCREQDWLPYKAIDPAMDALLEWLLELPQPERNAAIGDDEIGALAQVFPSYRELLAGRSSAPPAVSPTERRRAVAGALRAVVGRIARALRLVLWIDDAQWADADSARLLADVLEGGALPVLVIVSRRGTEGAIGFEDVLWRDAPGLERRAVEVAPLSRDDARTLVQHLAASSDTAPLRRLVDVADGNPFLLVELAEQARIDRAVLEETAGAETVLLHRVERLEPHARAMLEAIVTAGKPLARRIVGRVAGVRGDDELAALAALRAARFVTVHVAPGVERIEASHDRVRELTYAALEPMRRRALHGGLAIALAESGHVDPDTLSFHHERAGDLAAAAREAERAGDLAVRALAFQRAAESYRRALALRDHDGATRARLLERIGDAHAHAGRAADAARAFVQAAELAPGRAHALDLRRRAAALLLTAGHVEEGLRDLRDVLAAVGLTIPSSRAVILARALAARGVLELRGLDFVERPAALVPEEELLAIDAAYSAAAGLSLIDTAAGAYFSTLHVDRALRAGEISRVARALSLEVPYLAGIGGAGRSAREHRVLDLARSLAARTEDPETSARLRFCEGSAAFLHAEWAAAARTLELAAIELRAAERGLFHEIVTAEHFTLAALGWLGLWSELSRRLPDVLLRARDAGDLYAETTIATAVGHYTALAADDPRAARATLEDGIGRWPRAGFFIQHYDVLISRTDVDLYESLGRGDDALHRVRASWGALRGSLLRFVQVIRVESDYALGRVLVAAAASRDAGLGLAALLREARSCARSLSREGIAWARGLGALIEAACEIAVRDERAAIRALRTAEHALTESGCALLAAAATWRRAAIEEDARAVAKARDHFVAQGIRAPERLVAMMCPGAW, encoded by the coding sequence ATGACGGCGAGCGCGGACGACGCGACGGGCGAGACGCTGGCGAGCGGACGGTTCGAGCTGCTGCGCAAGCTGGGCGCGGGCGGGTTCGGCACCGTGTACGAGGCGCGGGATCGCGGGCGCGAGGCGATCGTCGCGCTGAAGATCCTCGACCGCGCGTCGCCGAGCGCGATCGCGCAGCTCAAGCGCGAATTCCGAGAGCTCGCGGACCTCGCGCATCCGAACCTGGTGCGCCTCGACGAGCTGCACGTCGCGGGTGATCGCTACTTCTTCACGATGGAGCGCGTCGCGGGCGTGGACGCGCGGCGCTGGGTGCTCGGGCCCTCCGATCGGAGCGAGCAGACGACGCGCGTCGGGGTGCGCAGGACGCGCGGCGACGAGCCGCTCGACGACGAGGTCGCTGACGACGAGCTGCGCACGCGGGTCACGCCCGACGTCGATCGGCTGCGCCAGGTGCTCGTGCAGATCGTGCGCGGCCTCGCGCACCTGCACGTGCATGGGAAGCTGCACTGCGACGTGAAGCCGTCGAACGTGCTCGTCGACGCGCAGGGGCGCGTGGTGCTCGTCGACTTCGGGCTCGTGAGCGACGCCGATCGCACGCAGCGCGCGCGCTCCGCGGCGGGCACGCCGCGCTACATGTCGCCCGAGATGATCGCGGGCGAGACGCTCGGTCCCGCGAGCGACCTCTATCAAGTCGGCGTGCTCGCGCACGAGCTGCTCACGGGCAGCACGCCGTTCGTCGGTCCCGCGGCGCAGGTGCTCGCGGCAAAGGTGTTCGGCCCGGCGCCGCGCATCGCGGACTCCGAGGGACTTCCCGAGGATCTCGTCGTGCTCACCGAGGCGCTGCTCGCGCGCGATCCGAGCGAGCGACCCGACGCGGCCGCGGTGCTGCGCGCGCTGGGCGACGAGCAGGTCGTCGCGCGCCCGGCGCGCGCGTCGTTCGTGGGCCGCGCGCGTGAGCTCGAGGCGCTCGGCGCGGCTGCGGCCTCGGCGCGCGCCGGACGCACGGTGGTGGTGTCGGTGCGTGGACCGAGCGGCATCGGTAAGACGCGCTTGGTCGAGCGGCTCACGAGCGAGCTCGCGCGTCGCGAGCCGCGCACGCTGGTGCTCGCGGCGCGCTGTCGCGAGCAGGACTGGCTGCCGTACAAGGCGATCGATCCCGCGATGGACGCGCTGCTCGAGTGGCTGCTCGAGCTGCCGCAGCCGGAGCGCAACGCCGCGATCGGCGACGACGAGATCGGCGCGCTCGCGCAGGTGTTCCCCTCGTACCGCGAGCTGCTCGCGGGGCGCAGCTCGGCGCCGCCCGCGGTGAGCCCGACCGAGCGACGGCGCGCGGTCGCGGGCGCGCTGCGCGCGGTGGTGGGCCGCATCGCGCGGGCGCTGCGGCTCGTGTTGTGGATCGACGACGCGCAGTGGGCCGACGCGGACAGCGCGCGGCTGCTCGCCGACGTGCTCGAGGGCGGCGCGCTGCCGGTGCTGGTGATCGTCTCGCGGCGCGGCACCGAGGGCGCGATCGGGTTCGAGGACGTGCTCTGGCGCGACGCGCCGGGGCTCGAGCGACGCGCGGTGGAGGTCGCGCCGCTCTCGCGCGACGACGCGCGGACCCTCGTGCAGCACCTCGCGGCATCGAGCGACACCGCGCCGCTGCGGCGCCTCGTCGACGTCGCGGACGGCAATCCGTTCTTGCTCGTGGAGCTCGCGGAGCAGGCGCGGATCGATCGTGCGGTGCTCGAGGAGACGGCGGGCGCGGAGACGGTGCTGCTCCATCGCGTCGAGCGCCTCGAGCCGCACGCGCGCGCGATGCTCGAGGCGATCGTCACCGCGGGCAAGCCGCTCGCGCGCCGCATCGTCGGTCGCGTCGCGGGCGTGCGCGGCGACGACGAGCTCGCCGCGCTCGCGGCGTTGCGTGCCGCGCGCTTCGTCACGGTGCACGTCGCGCCGGGCGTCGAGCGCATCGAGGCCTCGCACGACCGGGTGCGCGAGCTGACCTACGCCGCGCTCGAGCCGATGCGGCGCCGCGCGCTCCACGGTGGGCTCGCGATCGCGCTCGCCGAGAGCGGCCACGTCGATCCCGACACGCTCTCGTTCCATCACGAGCGCGCCGGGGATCTCGCCGCCGCCGCGCGCGAGGCCGAGCGCGCCGGGGATCTCGCGGTGCGCGCCCTCGCGTTCCAGCGCGCCGCGGAGTCGTACCGGCGCGCGCTCGCGCTGCGCGATCACGACGGGGCCACCCGCGCACGGCTGCTCGAGCGCATCGGCGACGCGCATGCCCACGCCGGCCGCGCCGCCGACGCCGCGCGCGCGTTCGTCCAAGCGGCGGAGCTCGCGCCGGGTCGCGCGCACGCGCTCGATCTCCGTCGCCGCGCCGCGGCGCTCCTGCTCACCGCGGGGCACGTGGAAGAAGGGCTGCGCGACCTGCGCGACGTGCTCGCCGCGGTCGGGCTCACGATCCCCTCGTCGCGCGCCGTCATCCTCGCGCGCGCGCTCGCTGCGCGCGGCGTGCTCGAGCTGCGAGGCCTCGACTTCGTCGAGCGTCCCGCGGCGCTCGTGCCCGAGGAAGAGCTGCTCGCGATCGACGCGGCGTACTCCGCGGCCGCAGGGCTCTCGCTGATCGACACCGCCGCGGGCGCGTACTTCTCGACGCTGCACGTCGACCGCGCGCTGCGCGCGGGGGAGATCTCGCGCGTCGCGCGCGCTCTCTCGCTCGAGGTTCCGTACCTCGCGGGCATCGGCGGCGCGGGGCGCTCGGCGCGCGAACATCGCGTGCTCGACCTCGCGCGATCGCTCGCCGCGCGCACCGAGGACCCCGAGACCAGCGCGCGCCTGCGCTTCTGCGAGGGCTCGGCCGCGTTCCTCCACGCCGAGTGGGCCGCGGCCGCGCGCACGCTCGAGCTCGCCGCGATCGAGCTGCGCGCCGCGGAGCGCGGGCTCTTCCACGAGATCGTCACCGCCGAGCACTTCACGCTCGCCGCGCTCGGCTGGCTCGGCCTCTGGAGCGAGCTCTCGCGACGCCTGCCCGACGTGCTGCTGCGCGCGCGCGACGCCGGCGATCTCTACGCCGAGACGACGATCGCGACCGCGGTGGGCCACTACACCGCGCTCGCCGCGGACGACCCGCGCGCCGCGCGCGCCACGCTCGAGGACGGGATCGGTCGCTGGCCACGCGCCGGGTTCTTCATCCAGCACTACGACGTGCTGATCTCGCGCACCGACGTCGATCTCTACGAGTCGCTCGGCCGCGGCGACGACGCGCTCCATCGCGTGCGCGCGAGCTGGGGCGCGCTCCGCGGCTCGCTGCTGCGCTTCGTGCAGGTGATCCGCGTCGAGTCGGACTACGCGCTCGGTCGTGTGCTCGTCGCCGCGGCTGCGTCGCGCGACGCCGGCCTCGGTCTTGCGGCGCTGCTGCGCGAGGCGCGATCGTGCGCACGCTCGCTCTCGCGCGAGGGCATCGCGTGGGCGCGCGGGCTCGGCGCGCTGATCGAGGCCGCGTGCGAGATCGCGGTGCGTGACGAGCGCGCCGCGATCCGTGCGCTGCGCACCGCCGAGCACGCGCTGACCGAGTCGGGCTGCGCGCTGCTCGCGGCCGCGGCGACCTGGCGGCGCGCGGCGATCGAAGAGGACGCGCGCGCCGTCGCGAAGGCGCGAGATCACTTCGTCGCGCAGGGCATCCGCGCGCCCGAGCGCCTCGTCGCGATGATGTGCCCCGGCGCGTGGTGA
- a CDS encoding DUF58 domain-containing protein codes for MKARLARFARRARDVFPLTRLGVVVVALVSLALWIGVRHVDLVLLGASAIVGVALVLGILTVVIARWRVVVALRRIDGDSALSIECGHPARTGFRLPRLRWLPGARVTWTWIAPHADLRMLEAGAWIDEEVTPRTRRWSDSLTRRIEVGDAFGLCAIAMEHVETRPVRILPSVGGLKQMHVVHTLSGGSDITHPAGSPDGERLDLRQYAPGDPIRFVLWSVFARTRELVIRTPEKALSAARRTLAYLVTGPADEPAAGAARVAVDVGALGGDWAFGADGVDAPATTRDAALEALAKSASAPHERAGSGLGAFLRRASKDGAGRAVVFVPGKPGPWLAGVVHAAKELPVDVAGRAPIEFVVCTDGVDRAKPRAGLAKLALQDRDEREIAVAHGELQQVVAELGKLRAKIVIVDRRGGHVHPAAGV; via the coding sequence ATGAAGGCACGGCTCGCACGCTTCGCTCGCCGCGCGCGCGATGTGTTCCCGCTGACGCGCCTCGGCGTGGTCGTGGTCGCGCTCGTGTCGCTCGCGCTGTGGATCGGCGTGCGCCACGTCGATCTCGTGCTGCTCGGGGCGAGCGCGATCGTCGGCGTCGCGCTCGTCCTCGGAATTCTGACCGTGGTCATCGCGCGCTGGCGCGTCGTGGTCGCGCTGCGACGCATCGACGGCGACAGTGCGCTCTCGATCGAGTGTGGCCATCCCGCGCGCACCGGGTTCCGTCTGCCGCGCCTGCGATGGCTGCCGGGCGCGCGCGTGACGTGGACGTGGATCGCGCCGCACGCCGACCTGCGCATGCTCGAGGCGGGCGCGTGGATCGACGAGGAGGTCACGCCGCGCACGCGTCGCTGGAGCGACTCGCTCACCCGACGGATCGAGGTCGGCGACGCGTTCGGCCTGTGCGCGATCGCGATGGAGCACGTCGAGACGCGCCCGGTGCGCATCCTGCCGTCGGTCGGCGGGCTCAAGCAGATGCACGTCGTGCACACGCTCTCGGGCGGCAGCGACATCACGCACCCCGCGGGATCGCCCGACGGCGAGCGCCTCGATCTGCGCCAGTACGCGCCCGGCGATCCGATCCGCTTCGTGCTGTGGAGCGTGTTCGCGCGCACCCGCGAGCTCGTCATCCGCACGCCCGAGAAGGCGCTCTCCGCGGCGCGCCGCACGCTCGCGTACCTCGTGACCGGCCCTGCCGACGAGCCCGCCGCGGGCGCAGCGCGCGTGGCGGTCGACGTCGGCGCGCTCGGCGGAGACTGGGCGTTCGGCGCCGACGGAGTCGACGCGCCCGCGACGACGCGCGACGCCGCGCTCGAGGCGCTCGCGAAGAGCGCGTCCGCGCCGCACGAGCGCGCGGGCAGCGGGCTCGGCGCGTTCCTGCGCAGGGCGAGCAAGGACGGGGCAGGGCGCGCGGTGGTGTTCGTGCCGGGCAAGCCGGGCCCGTGGCTCGCGGGCGTGGTGCACGCGGCGAAGGAGCTCCCGGTCGACGTCGCGGGCCGCGCGCCGATCGAGTTCGTCGTGTGCACCGACGGAGTCGATCGCGCGAAGCCGCGCGCCGGGCTCGCGAAGCTCGCGCTGCAGGATCGCGACGAGCGCGAGATCGCGGTCGCGCACGGCGAGCTCCAGCAGGTCGTCGCCGAGCTCGGGAAGCTGCGCGCGAAGATCGTCATCGTCGATCGCCGCGGCGGTCACGTGCACCCGGCGGCGGGCGTGTGA